GTGATGGCATGCTGCCTGACGTTGTAGCGCGATTATTACGCGCTGTGGCGAAGTCACCTCATGGCTTTATGGTGGTGGGTGATACGGAATCTGGCAAGACGACATTGATGACGGCAATGCTGGCGGAAATAGGGCCATCAAGCCATATGCACAGCGTGGAGTGGACTGGTGAACTGCGCTTGCCAGAGGGCGCGACCCAACATAAGGTTCAATGGCCTGTTGGTGATGAAGAAGGTGTGGGATTTGCAGAATGTGTGCAGCAGGTCCTTGATGAAGAGCCGAACGCACTGATCCTGGACGAAGTACGCGCCGATGGGGCAGAAGCCATCGCGCCGTTGCTCGCTAATGAAGTAGCTCCCCGGCAGATGTGGGTTGTGCGTGGTGCCTCTGATCCTAAACGCATTCGCAGCGCAATGGGTATGCTGGCGCGGCAAGCTGGGCCACATCAGCCAGAAGCCATGGTTCAGGCGCTTTATGAGCGTTTACCATTTGTGGTCGTTGTTAAACGGCGGCCTGATCGCCTGGAGGTGATGGAGATCGCTGAATGGCAGCCGCGAGCCGATGCAGAATACCCGGATTATGTGCCATTAGTTGCCAGAGGATGGGATAGCCTGGAACGGACGAGCCACCCTATCCAGCATCCTCTGGAAGATTTGCAAGAATAGATCAGGTTTCTTCTGTGCTCGTTAGAACTAAGCCTTGATGAGCATATTCTTCGAAGGTTTCTGTTGCCAGGGCCTCAAAATCAATTTCTGGGTGTGCAACTGAGGACATTGCGTCTGTCAGGATACGAAATTTGCTGATGACCTCCGGTTGGTCATGGTAGTAACGCATGATTGACGTCACGGTTTCCAGCACACAGTGGCTTTTGGCTTCGCCCGCAATATAAATTTCATCATAGTCAGCCAAGAGATCCAGCCGATCAATATCGACACCTCCATTTGGGCGCGTATCGTCTTTCACTTCCGGCTCGAATATGGAGTAATTCTCAGTTTTGGCAATAGTCCCCTTATTGATGAAGATCGGTTGTGCACGACGCGCACCCGTATGATATGCAATAGCCTCGTAGAGAGCAGGTGTTAACGTCTGTCCTATCGTGCCGATCAGCGTATGATACGGCCAGATCATGAGCTGTTTTTTGGCTTGCTGCTCGAGTTGTTCAACATATTGTTTGGACCAATCAGTTTCATAGAGGGGCTGCCATTTGCCTGCTTGTACGGTCTCTCCGGGGATCACAGTATAAGGTTGCGGATGATTGCCTTCTTCGTCCACCCACCATGCAGGGGAGAAAATTTGCAGAGGGATGTGGCTATCGAGCGATGCCATGACAGTGGTAACACGGTCCACATGACGATACAGCCATTCTGTTGTCCGGCGAGCATCGGCAACGGCCCCGGGTACGCTGAGTGCACCATCTTCATGGACGAAATCAACCTGCATATCGACAAGCAGGAGTGCTGTGCGGTGCGTATCTTCGGAAGCAGGCGACAGATTGAGCGCATGACCGGCATCAATGGCGGTATTTGTTCGTGCTGTATAGATTGTGCCGACTGCGTTGGGATCGTAGAATTGAGGTAGATTCATGTGTCCTCCTCTGGTTTGCTCCTGATGTGCTTTAGACCTGTTGAAATATAAAAAGAGCCTGAACGCGTCAGGCTCTTTGTGTTTGATGTGATTTACTGAGCTTGCTCTACAACCATTCGATATTGTTCGACAGTTGGGCGGCCTGCAAGTAGTGCATCCTGTAGTACAGGACCATCATTTTTACGGACACCTACAGCTGGGGTTCCGCTAAACCAGTCAAACTGCTGTACGAATTGTCCATCTGTTACGTACTGGTCAGCATCCTTCTGGCAGGTCAGCAGGTCCCCATAAGGGAGGCCCATTTCCTCTGCGAATTTGCGTGGTGTTTCTTCGTTAAAGGATTGTGACGCAGCCAGTTGGAAGAGCGTGTCGTGGGCTTCCCAGAATGAACCCGGTTCGAGAATATCTGCGCATTCCGCCAGCCCGAATGGAATGTATGAAACCTGGTTGGTCTGTACCATGCGGAACTCAAAATTGGCTTCGCCTGTGACGATCAATTCTTTCATCATATCCTTGAGGGTGCTCTGATAGGCCTGGCAGTGCGGGCAGAGGAAGTCTTCAAAGAGTACAAATGTGACTGTCGCATCCGGGTTGCCTAAGACGAATGCCCCGTCTTCCGTACGAGATTGGGGGATTTCATCGTAGTTAATTTCTGTAGTGGACAAGCCGGTGTTGGTAGAAGACAAGACAATGGCTGCAATCGCCACGATGACTGCTGCAACAATGATACCAATCAGTAAGATCGTTTGATTGTTA
The Phototrophicus methaneseepsis DNA segment above includes these coding regions:
- a CDS encoding cysteine hydrolase family protein, with the translated sequence MNLPQFYDPNAVGTIYTARTNTAIDAGHALNLSPASEDTHRTALLLVDMQVDFVHEDGALSVPGAVADARRTTEWLYRHVDRVTTVMASLDSHIPLQIFSPAWWVDEEGNHPQPYTVIPGETVQAGKWQPLYETDWSKQYVEQLEQQAKKQLMIWPYHTLIGTIGQTLTPALYEAIAYHTGARRAQPIFINKGTIAKTENYSIFEPEVKDDTRPNGGVDIDRLDLLADYDEIYIAGEAKSHCVLETVTSIMRYYHDQPEVISKFRILTDAMSSVAHPEIDFEALATETFEEYAHQGLVLTSTEET
- a CDS encoding ATPase, T2SS/T4P/T4SS family, encoding MTDEFPGEMNGSNADDNQGRDYVPPHGRQPKFVPSRTGHAVSLAGLVERVIEEFHIEFEDDSPALLEADTVTKRRTLLRDVAEYIFGIESVQLELTDKASIIQQAYSELFGYGPLDAFFADPAVTTILLEGEEKIALRRGPGAELKAVEPVFDDWHHMRRVMKRLLRHAAAELRDDIPILEVGLSINGRPTSVKVVVPPYTPEFTADIRVHPAQVVTLDDMVRDGMLPDVVARLLRAVAKSPHGFMVVGDTESGKTTLMTAMLAEIGPSSHMHSVEWTGELRLPEGATQHKVQWPVGDEEGVGFAECVQQVLDEEPNALILDEVRADGAEAIAPLLANEVAPRQMWVVRGASDPKRIRSAMGMLARQAGPHQPEAMVQALYERLPFVVVVKRRPDRLEVMEIAEWQPRADAEYPDYVPLVARGWDSLERTSHPIQHPLEDLQE
- a CDS encoding DsbA family protein, with protein sequence MTVTRKTKNDANNNQTILLIGIIVAAVIVAIAAIVLSSTNTGLSTTEINYDEIPQSRTEDGAFVLGNPDATVTFVLFEDFLCPHCQAYQSTLKDMMKELIVTGEANFEFRMVQTNQVSYIPFGLAECADILEPGSFWEAHDTLFQLAASQSFNEETPRKFAEEMGLPYGDLLTCQKDADQYVTDGQFVQQFDWFSGTPAVGVRKNDGPVLQDALLAGRPTVEQYRMVVEQAQ